One Streptomyces sp. R28 DNA window includes the following coding sequences:
- the nuoL gene encoding NADH-quinone oxidoreductase subunit L: MENLIALLIAAPLLGAAVLLCGGRRLDAVGQWIGTLLSFVSFVFGVILFADLLGKDAEHRTLTQHLFSWIPVEGFQADVAFRLDQLSMTFVLLITGVGSLIHLYSVGYMEHDERRRRFFGYLNLFLAAMLLLVLADNYLLLYVGWEGVGLASYLLIGFWQHKPSAATAAKKAFLVNRVGDMGLSIAIMLMFLWFGTFAFGPVLGGEGEPGLVGDASEGKLTAIGLMLLLAACGKSAQVPLQSWLGDAMEGPTPVSALIHAATMVTAGVYLIVRSGAVFNAAPDAQLVVTIVGAVTLLFGAIVGCAKDDIKKALAGSTMSQIGYMILAAGLGPIGYVFAIMHLVTHGFFKAGLFLGAGSVMHGMNDEVDMRKYGGLRKYMPVTFVTFGLGYLAIIGFPGLSGFFSKDKIIEAAFAKGGTEGWILGGCALLGAAITAFYMTRVMLMTFFGEERWRKTPTPSPAEPSVEPAAETRGEHAEPHPHESPKVMTIPMIVLAVGSVAGGAFFSIGDRFVHWLEPITGHSHGNPPISAGVVTGATVACMVIGVAIAYAQYGRRPVPAVAPRGSLLTRAARRDLLQDDFNHVVLVRGGEHLTRSLVYVDHTLVDGVVNGTAASMGGLSGRMRRLQNGFARSYAVSMFGGAAILIAATLLMRAV; the protein is encoded by the coding sequence GTGGAGAACCTGATTGCGCTGCTGATCGCGGCGCCGTTGCTCGGAGCGGCCGTACTGCTGTGCGGCGGCCGGCGTCTCGACGCCGTCGGCCAGTGGATCGGCACGCTCCTGTCGTTCGTCTCCTTCGTCTTCGGCGTGATCCTCTTCGCCGACCTGCTGGGCAAGGACGCCGAACACCGCACCCTCACCCAGCACCTGTTCAGCTGGATCCCGGTCGAGGGCTTCCAGGCGGACGTCGCTTTCCGCCTCGACCAGCTGTCGATGACCTTCGTGCTGCTGATCACCGGCGTCGGCTCGCTGATCCACCTGTACTCGGTCGGGTACATGGAGCACGACGAGCGGCGCCGCCGCTTCTTCGGCTATCTGAACCTGTTCCTCGCGGCGATGCTGCTGCTCGTCCTCGCCGACAACTACCTCCTGCTGTACGTCGGTTGGGAGGGCGTCGGTCTCGCCTCCTACCTGCTGATCGGTTTCTGGCAGCACAAGCCCAGCGCCGCCACGGCCGCGAAGAAGGCCTTCCTGGTCAACCGCGTCGGCGACATGGGCCTGTCGATCGCGATCATGCTGATGTTCCTGTGGTTCGGCACCTTCGCCTTCGGGCCGGTGCTCGGCGGCGAGGGGGAGCCCGGCCTGGTCGGTGACGCGAGCGAGGGCAAGCTCACCGCCATCGGCCTGATGCTGCTGCTCGCCGCCTGCGGCAAGTCCGCCCAGGTGCCGCTGCAGTCCTGGCTCGGGGACGCGATGGAGGGCCCGACCCCGGTCTCGGCCCTCATCCACGCCGCGACCATGGTGACCGCGGGCGTCTACCTGATCGTCCGCTCCGGCGCCGTCTTCAACGCCGCGCCGGACGCGCAGCTGGTGGTCACCATCGTCGGTGCCGTCACGCTCCTCTTCGGTGCGATCGTCGGTTGCGCGAAGGACGACATCAAGAAGGCGCTGGCCGGCTCGACCATGTCGCAGATCGGCTACATGATCCTCGCCGCGGGCCTCGGCCCCATCGGCTACGTCTTCGCGATCATGCACCTGGTGACGCACGGCTTCTTCAAGGCCGGGCTGTTCCTCGGCGCCGGTTCCGTCATGCACGGCATGAACGACGAGGTCGACATGCGCAAGTACGGCGGCCTGCGCAAGTACATGCCGGTCACCTTCGTCACCTTCGGCCTCGGCTACCTCGCCATCATCGGCTTCCCCGGTCTGTCCGGCTTCTTCTCCAAGGACAAGATCATCGAGGCGGCGTTCGCCAAGGGCGGCACGGAGGGCTGGATCCTGGGCGGCTGCGCGCTGCTGGGCGCGGCCATCACGGCGTTCTACATGACGCGCGTGATGCTGATGACGTTCTTCGGAGAAGAACGCTGGCGCAAGACTCCGACCCCGTCCCCGGCCGAGCCCAGTGTGGAGCCCGCCGCCGAGACGCGTGGCGAGCACGCGGAGCCGCATCCGCACGAGTCGCCCAAGGTCATGACGATCCCGATGATCGTGCTGGCCGTCGGGTCGGTGGCCGGCGGTGCGTTCTTCAGCATCGGCGACCGCTTCGTGCACTGGCTGGAGCCCATCACCGGGCACTCCCACGGCAACCCGCCGATCAGCGCGGGAGTGGTCACCGGCGCGACGGTGGCATGCATGGTCATCGGCGTCGCCATCGCCTACGCCCAGTACGGCCGCCGCCCGGTCCCGGCCGTCGCCCCGCGCGGGTCGCTGCTCACCCGGGCCGCCCGGCGCGACCTGCTCCAGGACGACTTCAACCACGTCGTCCTGGTGCGCGGCGGCGAGCACCTCACGCGCTCCCTGGTGTACGTCGACCACACCCTGGTCGACGGCGTCGTCAACGGCACAGCGGCCTCGATGGGCGGCCTGTCCGGACGGATGCGCAGGCTGCAGAACGGCTTCGCGCGGTCGTACGCGGTCTCGATGTTCGGCGGTGCGGCGATCCTCATCGCCGCGACCCTGCTGATGAGGGCGGTCTGA
- a CDS encoding NADH-quinone oxidoreductase subunit M, whose amino-acid sequence MSFPLLTATAALPAIGAIATAAVPAAQRTAAKWLALLFSLATLVLAITVLVRFDPDGDRYQLTESHSWIADFGVRYELGVDGIAVALIALTALLIPFIVLAGWHDADPLETGSSRWRPTQGFFALILAVEAMVILSFEATDVFLFYIFFEAMLIPMYFLIGGFGDRAHEHGEKVASTQRSYAAVKFLLYNLVGGLIMLAAVIGLYVVAGNFSLQGIAEARANGTLDMATNTERWLFLGFFFAFAVKAPLWPLHTWLPNAMGEATTPVAVLITAVVDKVGTFAMLRFCLQLFPEASKWATPAILVLAVISIIYGALLAVGQRDMKRLIAYASISHFGFIIMGIFAMTSQGQSGATLYMVNHGISTAALMLVAGFLISRRGSRLIADYGGVQKVAPVLAGTFLIGGLATLSLPGLAPFVSEFLVLVGTFTRYPVIGIIATFGIVLAALYTLVLYQRTMTGPVKPEVSAMPDLRVRELVVVAPLVVLLIFLGVYPKPVTDIVNPAVQQTMSDVQKKDPQPEVEAAK is encoded by the coding sequence ATGTCCTTTCCTCTGCTGACAGCGACGGCGGCGCTCCCGGCGATCGGGGCGATCGCCACGGCCGCCGTACCGGCCGCCCAGCGCACCGCCGCGAAGTGGCTGGCGCTGCTCTTCTCGCTCGCCACGCTCGTCCTCGCGATCACCGTCCTGGTCCGCTTCGACCCGGACGGCGACCGCTACCAGCTCACCGAGTCCCACTCCTGGATCGCGGACTTCGGGGTCCGTTACGAGCTCGGCGTGGACGGCATCGCGGTGGCGCTGATCGCGCTGACGGCGCTGCTGATCCCGTTCATCGTCCTCGCGGGCTGGCACGACGCCGACCCGCTGGAGACCGGCAGTAGCCGTTGGCGGCCGACGCAGGGCTTCTTCGCCCTGATCCTGGCCGTCGAGGCGATGGTGATCCTCTCCTTCGAGGCCACCGACGTCTTCCTCTTCTACATCTTCTTCGAGGCCATGCTCATCCCGATGTACTTCCTCATCGGCGGTTTCGGGGACCGTGCCCACGAGCACGGCGAGAAGGTGGCGTCGACGCAACGCTCGTACGCAGCCGTGAAGTTCCTGCTCTACAACCTGGTCGGCGGTCTGATCATGCTGGCCGCGGTGATCGGCCTCTATGTCGTCGCCGGGAACTTCAGCCTCCAGGGGATCGCCGAGGCCCGCGCCAACGGCACGCTCGACATGGCGACGAACACCGAACGCTGGCTGTTCCTCGGCTTCTTCTTCGCCTTCGCGGTGAAGGCGCCGCTGTGGCCGCTGCACACCTGGCTGCCCAACGCCATGGGGGAGGCCACCACACCGGTCGCCGTCCTCATCACCGCGGTCGTCGACAAGGTGGGCACCTTCGCGATGCTCCGCTTCTGCCTCCAGCTGTTCCCGGAGGCGAGCAAGTGGGCGACGCCCGCCATCCTCGTGCTGGCGGTGATCAGCATCATCTACGGGGCACTGCTCGCGGTCGGCCAGCGGGACATGAAGCGCCTGATCGCGTACGCGTCGATCTCGCACTTCGGCTTCATCATCATGGGCATCTTCGCGATGACCAGCCAGGGCCAGTCCGGTGCGACGCTCTACATGGTCAACCACGGCATCTCCACGGCCGCGTTGATGCTGGTGGCCGGCTTCCTGATCTCGCGGCGCGGCTCGCGGCTCATCGCTGACTACGGCGGTGTGCAGAAGGTCGCCCCGGTGCTCGCCGGCACCTTCCTGATCGGCGGTCTGGCGACCCTGTCGCTGCCGGGACTGGCACCGTTCGTGAGTGAATTCCTGGTCCTGGTGGGCACGTTCACGCGTTACCCGGTGATCGGCATCATCGCCACCTTCGGCATCGTGCTTGCCGCGCTCTACACCCTCGTCCTCTATCAGAGGACGATGACGGGCCCGGTGAAGCCCGAGGTCTCGGCGATGCCCGACCTCAGGGTGCGTGAACTCGTGGTCGTCGCTCCGCTGGTCGTACTGCTGATCTTCCTGGGCGTCTACCCGAAGCCCGTCACGGACATCGTCAACCCGGCGGTCCAGCAGACCATGTCCGACGTACAGAAGAAGGACCCCCAGCCCGAGGTGGAGGCGGCCAAGTGA